One Pasteurella dagmatis DNA segment encodes these proteins:
- a CDS encoding hydrogenase 4 subunit D, with product MESLTLITIILPFLGAFVTGLPVVRDKFAKFATLVALISSVGVLLIALSWHANGRIPVTYDIISFGHIVIWGITLDEVSTLIGFAVVVLGFLICLYSCGYLTEQNKEHPHAGKPRFYAFLLIFIGAMAGLVFSSTLIGQLFFFEITGACSWGLISYYQTPKAKAAAMKALILTHIGALGLYFAAAYLFSQSGTFSIATLATLSPDAKICVLLGIMLAAWGKSAQMPLQIWLPNAMEAPTPVSAYLHAASMVKVGVYIFARAVYSAGEIPEIIGVIGLIMAMITLIYGFFMYLPQHDLKRLLAYSTITQLAYIFIGLSLAVFNSKLAFIAAIVYIFNHAFAKSLFFLVAGALSYSTGTRLMPRLQGIMRTMPLIGTGFGVATLAIAGVPPFNGFFSKFPLFAAGFEVSQEYAWVMPLIILALIESIATFVWLLYKFGQCVIGEPSQDVLDAQTLPKSMAIVLIVLMVMSVLSSAIAAWWLS from the coding sequence ATGGAAAGTTTAACACTGATAACCATTATCTTACCGTTCCTTGGTGCATTTGTGACTGGCTTGCCGGTTGTTCGCGATAAGTTTGCAAAATTTGCCACACTCGTTGCCTTAATCAGCTCAGTCGGTGTCTTGCTCATTGCATTAAGTTGGCACGCTAATGGTCGCATTCCAGTGACTTACGACATCATTAGTTTTGGGCATATAGTCATCTGGGGAATCACCCTTGATGAAGTCAGCACATTGATTGGCTTTGCTGTTGTCGTGCTTGGTTTCTTAATTTGCCTCTATTCTTGCGGTTATCTCACTGAACAAAATAAAGAACACCCACACGCAGGGAAACCACGTTTTTATGCCTTCTTACTGATTTTCATCGGTGCAATGGCAGGACTTGTTTTTTCTTCTACCTTAATTGGACAACTCTTTTTCTTCGAGATTACAGGGGCTTGTTCTTGGGGATTAATCAGTTACTACCAAACACCAAAAGCCAAAGCCGCAGCAATGAAAGCGTTAATTCTCACCCATATTGGTGCGTTAGGGCTTTATTTTGCAGCCGCTTATTTATTTAGCCAAAGCGGTACATTCTCAATCGCAACACTCGCCACTTTATCTCCAGATGCAAAAATCTGTGTGTTACTCGGCATTATGCTTGCTGCTTGGGGTAAATCAGCGCAAATGCCGTTACAAATTTGGTTACCAAACGCAATGGAAGCGCCAACCCCTGTCAGTGCGTATTTACACGCTGCATCAATGGTCAAAGTTGGGGTGTATATTTTTGCAAGGGCGGTTTATTCTGCGGGTGAAATTCCAGAAATTATCGGTGTCATTGGCTTAATTATGGCGATGATAACGCTAATTTACGGCTTCTTTATGTATTTGCCACAACACGACTTAAAACGTTTATTGGCTTATTCCACCATCACACAATTAGCTTACATTTTTATCGGCTTATCTCTCGCGGTATTTAATTCAAAACTCGCCTTCATTGCAGCAATTGTTTATATCTTCAACCACGCTTTCGCCAAAAGCTTATTCTTCCTTGTGGCTGGTGCGTTGAGTTATAGCACAGGAACTCGCCTAATGCCTCGTTTACAAGGAATTATGCGCACAATGCCACTCATCGGCACAGGCTTTGGTGTCGCAACGCTTGCTATTGCAGGTGTGCCACCATTTAACGGATTCTTCAGTAAATTCCCGTTATTTGCCGCAGGTTTTGAAGTCAGCCAAGAATATGCGTGGGTAATGCCGTTGATTATTTTAGCACTCATTGAATCAATCGCGACCTTTGTGTGGTTGTTATACAAATTCGGACAATGTGTAATTGGCGAACCGTCACAAGACGTTTTAGATGCACAAACCTTACCAAAATCAATGGCGATAGTCTTAATCGTATTGATGGTGATGTCAGTGTTATCAAGTGCAATTGCCGCTTGGTGGTTAAGTTAA
- a CDS encoding respiratory chain complex I subunit 1 family protein: MMTIPNEIMTSMTMWIFGIFQAVLLLLLAPFYSGLSRMIRARIQSRRGPGLLQDYRDIVKLMKRQNIAPEAAGMVSQVMPYVLVGSVLVIAMGLPLFTRYSPIGGLGDLITVIYLFALFRFFFSIAGLDSNSSFAGIGASREVTLGVLVEPTLMLSLLVIALGVGSTHFGVMSNTIASHQLATPFSALIAAIALAFSVFIEMGKIPFDLAEAEQELQEGPLTEYSGPSFAIIKVGLSLKQMVVAAIFASVVLPYGAAAEFTSSAILFGMLFFFLKLTALYVIACVFENSLARLRFMLTGKITVIGFGVSVLAFVFYLVGL, translated from the coding sequence ATGATGACGATTCCAAATGAAATAATGACATCAATGACGATGTGGATCTTCGGCATTTTTCAAGCTGTATTGTTATTGTTGTTAGCACCATTTTATTCAGGTTTATCACGAATGATCCGAGCAAGAATCCAGTCTCGTCGTGGACCGGGTTTATTGCAAGACTATCGTGATATTGTGAAATTAATGAAACGACAAAATATCGCACCAGAAGCTGCCGGAATGGTATCTCAAGTGATGCCTTATGTGCTTGTAGGTAGCGTATTAGTGATTGCAATGGGATTACCGTTATTCACTCGCTATTCACCCATTGGTGGCTTAGGCGATTTAATCACGGTTATTTATCTCTTTGCGTTATTCCGTTTCTTCTTCTCTATTGCCGGTCTTGATTCTAACAGCTCTTTTGCAGGGATCGGGGCAAGCCGAGAAGTAACATTAGGTGTCTTGGTTGAACCAACATTAATGTTAAGTTTGTTAGTGATCGCCTTAGGCGTTGGCTCTACTCACTTTGGCGTGATGAGCAATACTATTGCATCACATCAACTTGCGACACCATTTTCAGCCTTAATCGCAGCAATTGCGTTGGCTTTTTCAGTCTTTATTGAAATGGGAAAAATCCCATTTGACTTAGCCGAAGCAGAACAAGAACTACAAGAAGGTCCATTAACAGAATATTCAGGTCCCTCTTTTGCCATCATTAAAGTCGGTTTAAGTTTAAAACAAATGGTTGTTGCTGCGATCTTTGCAAGCGTTGTTCTACCTTATGGTGCAGCCGCAGAATTCACTTCAAGTGCGATTTTATTCGGTATGTTATTTTTCTTCTTAAAATTGACCGCACTTTATGTGATTGCTTGCGTGTTTGAAAACAGCCTTGCTCGCTTACGCTTTATGTTAACAGGCAAAATTACTGTTATCGGATTTGGCGTGTCGGTTTTAGCCTTCGTCTTTTATTTGGTAGGCTTATAG
- the hyfB gene encoding hydrogenase 4 subunit B, translating into MSYSIMLLLLSLGTYTIGAFVSLKWRADELKSIRIAGFSSIAGGIIGLLSSLSILLKGGIENYTISTPYVFANYVIQLDGLNAFMVFVISLLVIVSAIYSLDYVKEYIGKGAGSMGFFMNLFIASMIAVVTADNAFWFLVFFELMSLASYFLVLTEQDKKAINAGLLYFFIAHAGSVLIMIAFFLCYRETGSLEFESFRQTTFSSPTAFTIFLLAFLGFGAKAGMVPLHGWLPQAHPAAPSHASALMSGVMVKIGIFGIIKVGVDLLHASNPWFGVIVLCVGAISSVLGVLYAIAEHDIKRLLAYHTVENVGIIMMGVGVGMIGMAINEPVLAAIGFLGGLYHLLNHAIFKGLLFLGAGSIMYRLHTKDMDLMGGLGKLMPYTALCFLIGTMAISALPPFNGFVSEWFTYQALFNLSQSDYFILRCLAPVAIIMLALTGALAALCFVKVYGISFSGAPRSEKAAEAREVPKTMWVAMAILATLCILLGIGASVVAPIILNISTALAQTDSFTIAEKGFVMTSENASTVLSTPMIAIMLIASIALPFVYYAYTKPSRLPDQNKGTPWACGYEYESDMSLSSGNFTRPLRFIFKPLYTLRERLSLGGISQKVIDQSITISTKVEPVWEEKVTMPLGYQIPRLAEKVRWLQRGDFRMYCLYFVVALALLLLSLTIMK; encoded by the coding sequence ATGAGTTATTCAATTATGTTGCTCCTCCTTTCCTTAGGAACTTATACGATAGGGGCTTTTGTATCACTGAAATGGCGTGCTGACGAATTAAAATCAATTCGCATTGCTGGCTTTTCGAGTATTGCAGGTGGAATAATAGGGTTGCTATCGAGCCTTAGCATTTTGCTCAAAGGAGGCATCGAAAACTATACAATCAGTACACCTTATGTTTTCGCTAACTACGTTATCCAATTAGATGGTTTAAATGCATTTATGGTGTTTGTCATCTCATTGTTAGTGATTGTAAGCGCAATTTATTCCCTTGACTACGTAAAAGAATATATAGGAAAAGGTGCTGGTAGCATGGGATTTTTTATGAATCTCTTTATTGCTTCTATGATTGCAGTAGTTACCGCAGATAATGCATTTTGGTTCTTAGTGTTCTTTGAGCTAATGTCTTTAGCTTCTTACTTCCTTGTATTGACTGAACAAGATAAAAAAGCGATCAATGCGGGCTTACTCTACTTCTTTATTGCTCACGCTGGTTCGGTGCTTATCATGATTGCGTTCTTCCTCTGTTATCGGGAAACGGGCAGTCTTGAATTTGAATCCTTCCGTCAAACCACTTTCTCCTCCCCTACCGCATTCACAATTTTCCTCCTCGCATTTTTAGGTTTTGGTGCTAAAGCCGGTATGGTGCCATTACACGGTTGGTTACCTCAAGCTCACCCTGCTGCGCCATCACATGCCTCTGCGTTAATGTCTGGAGTAATGGTAAAAATTGGTATCTTCGGGATTATTAAAGTTGGCGTTGATTTATTACACGCAAGCAACCCTTGGTTTGGCGTTATCGTTCTTTGTGTCGGTGCAATTTCTTCTGTACTTGGCGTGCTTTACGCAATTGCCGAACACGATATAAAACGCCTACTTGCTTACCACACTGTTGAAAACGTAGGTATCATTATGATGGGTGTGGGCGTTGGTATGATTGGAATGGCAATCAACGAACCAGTACTCGCAGCAATTGGTTTTTTAGGCGGACTTTACCACTTACTCAACCACGCGATTTTCAAAGGCTTACTCTTCTTAGGTGCTGGCTCAATTATGTATCGCCTACATACTAAAGATATGGACTTAATGGGTGGGCTCGGAAAATTAATGCCTTATACCGCACTTTGTTTCTTGATCGGTACAATGGCAATTTCGGCACTGCCACCATTCAACGGATTTGTGAGTGAATGGTTTACTTATCAAGCGCTATTTAACCTAAGCCAAAGCGACTACTTCATTCTCCGCTGCCTAGCCCCTGTCGCAATTATTATGCTAGCATTAACTGGCGCATTAGCTGCACTTTGTTTTGTAAAAGTCTATGGTATTAGCTTTTCTGGCGCACCTCGTAGCGAAAAAGCAGCAGAAGCACGAGAAGTACCAAAAACAATGTGGGTAGCAATGGCAATCTTAGCTACACTTTGTATCTTGTTAGGTATCGGTGCCTCAGTTGTAGCACCAATAATTCTTAATATTTCGACCGCACTTGCACAAACAGACAGCTTCACTATCGCAGAAAAAGGCTTTGTGATGACAAGTGAAAATGCCTCAACCGTCTTATCAACACCAATGATTGCGATTATGTTGATCGCAAGTATCGCACTTCCATTTGTCTATTATGCTTACACGAAACCAAGCCGCCTACCTGATCAAAACAAAGGTACCCCTTGGGCTTGTGGCTATGAATATGAAAGCGATATGAGCCTTTCATCAGGCAACTTTACTCGACCACTACGCTTTATCTTTAAACCACTTTATACCCTACGCGAACGCTTATCACTTGGTGGGATTAGTCAAAAAGTGATTGATCAAAGTATTACTATTTCGACAAAAGTCGAACCTGTCTGGGAAGAAAAAGTGACTATGCCATTAGGCTATCAAATTCCACGTTTAGCGGAAAAAGTCCGTTGGTTGCAACGTGGAGACTTCCGCATGTATTGCTTATATTTTGTTGTTGCATTAGCTCTGCTGCTACTTAGCTTAACAATAATGAAATAG
- a CDS encoding 4Fe-4S dicluster domain-containing protein, whose product MNRFVIADPSDCIGCNTCLAACSEVHEAFGLQSHPRLTLMRNDDVTAPLVCHHCDDAPCATVCPVNAIKQVDRTIQLNESLCIGCKLCAIACPFGAITPCGSKAVNAPSYYEHFSFKEAFNRDPRVSPDNSQLNETLAWQPGVKAVAVKCDLCYFRKEGPACIQSCPTKTLFLIDNKGIENVSYKKRETELEAAQHLHLR is encoded by the coding sequence ATGAACCGTTTTGTCATTGCAGATCCCAGTGATTGCATCGGTTGTAACACTTGTCTTGCTGCGTGTAGTGAAGTTCATGAAGCATTTGGATTACAATCTCATCCAAGATTGACTTTAATGCGTAATGATGATGTTACCGCGCCTTTAGTCTGCCATCATTGTGATGATGCACCTTGTGCGACTGTTTGTCCAGTAAATGCTATCAAACAAGTCGATCGTACTATCCAACTCAACGAAAGCCTCTGTATTGGTTGTAAACTTTGTGCAATTGCTTGTCCATTTGGTGCAATTACACCTTGCGGCAGCAAAGCGGTTAATGCACCGAGTTATTATGAGCACTTTAGTTTTAAAGAAGCCTTTAACCGCGATCCTCGTGTTTCACCAGATAACAGCCAATTAAATGAAACGCTTGCGTGGCAACCGGGTGTCAAAGCTGTCGCAGTGAAATGTGATTTATGCTATTTCCGCAAAGAAGGGCCTGCTTGTATTCAATCTTGTCCAACCAAAACGTTATTTTTAATTGACAACAAAGGAATTGAAAACGTCAGTTATAAAAAACGTGAAACAGAACTTGAAGCTGCTCAACACCTTCATCTTCGATAA
- the hypF gene encoding carbamoyltransferase HypF — protein sequence MENILFYGVEIRVKGKVQGVGFRPFVWLLAQKYQFIGDVNNDGEGVLIRLLMEETAQNHTALLDFLQDLYQQCPPLAHINEAIYTWKNWDDLSSTTEFVIRESENSQMDTQIVPDAATCAACLDDLFNPHNRRFHYPFTNCTHCGPRFTIIRKIPYDRPNTSMSHFSFCPTCEKEYKNPADRRFHAQPNACDHCGPYTWLTDGTQILAEKETALSLAVSYLQQGKIVAVKGIGGFHLSCDATNSRAIQLLRQRKQRATKPLAIMVPSIDWLKNLSTEEKDLLQSSAAPIVLLAKEKVSQVCGEIAPHLNEIGVMLPSNPLQHLLLRQIQTPLVMTSANQRGLPPVLDNQRAFKELASLADYWLLHNRDILQRADDSLARVAFDGVEILRRARGYVPDELALNIKNNQNILALGADLKNTFCLLKGDKVVVTQHLGDADNEQIQQQISTNIALFQQLYQFAPKKIIVDAHPDYFTHTLGQYLAQKANVTCHAVLHHHAHIMAVLAEHQRAEEKVIGLALDGIGMGEEQLWGGECLLVEKVDCKHLGGLPAVAWLGGNLAAKQPWRNLLAHFEQFVPNWQSYPESEFILVQPWQALLQAKAKGINAPLVSSAGRLFDAMSCALGLHQTQISWEGEAACHLEALAWQYQRAHSENVKRAVDFNEISSLLTENNQIDLSQLWKIWLTHQGDTAQKAWLFHRLLAKAFAELALKQANQHQVQTVVLSGGVCHNQLLRYWLRQDLAQLEVLSAHQYPMGDGGVALGQAVIGAMLAD from the coding sequence ATGGAAAATATTCTGTTTTATGGCGTAGAAATTCGTGTAAAAGGTAAAGTTCAAGGGGTTGGTTTTCGTCCTTTTGTGTGGTTGTTAGCACAAAAATACCAATTTATTGGCGATGTGAATAATGATGGTGAAGGGGTGCTAATTCGATTATTGATGGAAGAAACGGCTCAGAATCATACTGCACTTTTGGATTTTTTACAGGATTTATATCAACAATGTCCGCCTTTAGCGCATATTAATGAAGCTATTTATACTTGGAAAAATTGGGACGATTTATCTTCTACTACTGAATTTGTGATTCGAGAAAGCGAAAATAGTCAAATGGATACGCAAATTGTGCCTGATGCCGCAACTTGTGCTGCTTGTCTTGATGATCTTTTTAATCCTCACAATCGCCGTTTTCATTATCCTTTTACTAACTGTACTCACTGTGGTCCTCGTTTTACCATCATTCGTAAAATCCCTTATGATCGCCCGAATACCTCAATGAGCCATTTCTCGTTTTGTCCAACTTGCGAAAAGGAATATAAAAATCCTGCGGATCGCCGTTTTCACGCTCAACCGAACGCTTGTGATCATTGCGGACCATACACTTGGTTAACTGATGGCACACAAATTCTAGCAGAAAAAGAGACCGCACTTAGTTTGGCTGTGAGCTACTTACAACAAGGTAAAATTGTTGCAGTAAAAGGCATTGGTGGTTTTCATTTATCTTGTGATGCTACTAACTCACGAGCCATTCAACTGCTACGGCAACGCAAGCAACGAGCAACAAAGCCATTAGCCATTATGGTGCCGAGCATTGATTGGCTAAAAAATCTAAGTACAGAAGAAAAGGATTTATTACAGAGTAGTGCAGCACCTATTGTGTTATTAGCTAAAGAGAAAGTGTCTCAAGTTTGTGGTGAAATTGCACCACACTTAAACGAAATTGGTGTGATGTTGCCAAGTAACCCACTACAACATTTATTGTTGAGACAAATTCAAACTCCATTGGTAATGACATCAGCAAATCAGCGGGGATTGCCTCCCGTATTAGATAATCAAAGAGCATTCAAAGAATTGGCGAGTTTAGCGGATTATTGGTTATTACATAATCGAGATATTTTACAACGAGCAGATGATTCTTTAGCACGAGTGGCTTTTGATGGTGTAGAAATTTTACGACGTGCACGAGGTTATGTGCCGGATGAACTAGCGTTAAATATAAAAAATAATCAGAATATTCTGGCGTTAGGTGCAGATTTGAAAAATACTTTTTGTTTATTGAAAGGGGATAAAGTCGTAGTAACACAACATTTGGGCGATGCGGATAATGAACAAATTCAACAACAAATTAGCACCAACATTGCGTTATTCCAACAGCTCTATCAGTTTGCTCCGAAAAAAATTATAGTCGATGCGCACCCAGATTATTTTACTCACACTTTAGGGCAATACTTAGCACAAAAAGCCAACGTGACTTGTCATGCTGTATTACATCATCACGCACATATAATGGCAGTACTCGCAGAGCATCAAAGAGCAGAAGAAAAAGTGATTGGATTAGCATTAGACGGCATTGGTATGGGTGAAGAGCAATTATGGGGTGGTGAATGTTTGCTAGTAGAAAAAGTTGATTGCAAGCATTTAGGTGGCTTGCCAGCAGTGGCTTGGCTAGGTGGTAACTTAGCCGCGAAACAGCCTTGGCGTAATTTATTGGCGCATTTTGAGCAATTTGTACCAAACTGGCAGAGTTATCCTGAATCCGAATTTATTTTAGTTCAACCTTGGCAAGCTTTATTACAAGCTAAAGCAAAAGGGATTAATGCACCATTAGTTTCTTCTGCTGGGCGTTTATTTGATGCAATGTCCTGTGCTTTGGGACTACATCAAACTCAAATCAGTTGGGAGGGGGAGGCCGCTTGTCATTTAGAAGCCTTAGCTTGGCAATATCAGCGTGCTCATTCTGAAAACGTAAAAAGAGCGGTGGATTTTAACGAAATTTCTTCTTTGTTGACTGAAAATAACCAAATTGATTTAAGCCAATTATGGAAAATTTGGTTAACTCATCAAGGAGATACAGCACAAAAAGCTTGGTTATTTCATCGTTTATTAGCCAAAGCTTTTGCCGAGTTAGCCTTAAAACAAGCGAATCAACATCAAGTGCAAACTGTTGTACTCTCGGGAGGCGTTTGCCATAACCAATTATTACGTTATTGGTTACGCCAAGATCTTGCTCAACTGGAAGTATTAAGTGCCCATCAATATCCAATGGGCGATGGTGGAGTTGCTTTAGGGCAAGCGGTTATTGGGGCAATGTTGGCGGATTAA
- the hypE gene encoding hydrogenase expression/formation protein HypE yields MQENRIRMAHGNGGALMQQLIQTYFMKAFYNTFLAENEDQARLPLTAFAQGEKLAFSTDSFVIDPIFFPGGNIGKLAVCGTVNDVAVSGAIPQFLSCGFILEEGLDLSDLEQIIHSMAKTAAQAGIQIVTGDTKVVPKGAVDKIFINTSGIGVIPSTIHWGMNQIEVGDQIIVTGTLGDHGATILNLRENLGIQTDLCSDCTVLTPLIDCIRSISGVKTLRDATRGGVNAVLHEFAQASQKGMQIYQDKLPIRQEVRGICELLGLDALNFANEGKLVIVASAEQTPEILTALRSHPLGAQAACIGEVISVQKVRLIGSFGQSRLLDLPTNEPLPRIC; encoded by the coding sequence ATGCAAGAAAATCGAATTCGTATGGCACATGGCAATGGTGGTGCATTAATGCAACAGCTGATCCAAACTTATTTTATGAAGGCTTTTTATAATACCTTCTTAGCGGAAAATGAGGATCAAGCACGCTTGCCTTTAACTGCTTTTGCTCAAGGTGAAAAATTGGCGTTTAGCACTGACAGCTTTGTCATCGATCCGATTTTTTTTCCAGGTGGCAATATCGGTAAATTAGCAGTGTGTGGAACGGTTAATGATGTGGCTGTGAGTGGTGCTATTCCTCAATTCTTATCCTGTGGTTTTATTTTAGAAGAAGGGCTTGACCTCTCTGATTTAGAACAAATTATCCATTCAATGGCAAAAACCGCAGCACAGGCAGGTATTCAAATTGTAACCGGTGATACTAAAGTTGTTCCAAAAGGTGCAGTGGATAAAATCTTCATTAATACCAGCGGTATCGGTGTCATTCCTTCAACAATTCATTGGGGAATGAACCAAATTGAAGTAGGCGATCAAATTATTGTGACGGGGACTTTGGGCGATCATGGTGCGACTATTCTCAACTTACGGGAAAACTTAGGGATTCAAACTGATTTATGCAGTGATTGTACCGTTTTAACTCCACTGATTGATTGTATTCGTTCTATTTCTGGGGTCAAAACCTTACGTGATGCCACTCGTGGTGGGGTGAATGCTGTATTACACGAGTTTGCCCAAGCCAGTCAAAAAGGAATGCAAATCTACCAAGACAAACTGCCAATTCGACAAGAGGTGCGTGGGATTTGTGAATTATTAGGTTTAGATGCCTTGAATTTTGCCAATGAAGGGAAATTAGTCATCGTGGCTTCCGCTGAACAAACACCTGAAATTTTGACCGCACTTCGTTCTCATCCTTTAGGCGCACAAGCGGCTTGTATTGGCGAAGTGATTTCTGTTCAAAAAGTACGACTTATTGGCTCTTTTGGGCAAAGTCGTTTATTAGATTTACCGACTAACGAACCACTTCCTCGCATTTGTTAA
- the hypD gene encoding hydrogenase formation protein HypD has product MQFVDEFRDPVIARQLLDRLQKLIQKLPHFSKSRPLYLMEVCGGHTHTIFKFGLDKLLPENIEFIHGPGCPVCVLPMGRIDVCLEIAHQPNVIFCTFGDAMRVKGRLGSLLDAKSEGADVRIVYSPLDALNLAKQNPDKKVVFFSLGFETTMPSTAITLQEAKHQQIHNFFIVCQNITIIPTLRQLLTQEHVLIDGFIAPGHVSMIIGATPYQELVDRFHKPFVITGFEPLDILQAIVMLVEQFVDGRCEIENQYKRIVQTEGNQIAQKAMQEVFQLRQASEWRGLGEIPESGVELTLAYQCFDAEKAFSVKPQQVADDPQARCGEVLTGQCKPKDCPLFAKRCNPDSAYGALMVSSEGACSAYYQYCRE; this is encoded by the coding sequence ATGCAGTTCGTCGATGAGTTCCGAGATCCTGTTATTGCCCGCCAATTGTTGGATCGCTTACAAAAATTAATACAAAAACTACCGCACTTTAGCAAATCAAGACCTTTGTATTTAATGGAAGTTTGTGGCGGGCATACTCATACTATTTTTAAATTTGGCTTAGATAAATTACTCCCTGAAAATATTGAATTTATTCACGGTCCCGGTTGCCCTGTTTGTGTATTACCAATGGGACGCATTGATGTATGCTTAGAAATAGCTCACCAACCAAATGTAATTTTTTGTACTTTTGGTGATGCTATGCGTGTGAAAGGGCGATTAGGTTCTTTGCTTGATGCGAAAAGTGAAGGAGCTGATGTGCGAATTGTTTATTCCCCTCTTGATGCCCTTAATCTTGCTAAACAAAATCCAGATAAAAAAGTTGTTTTCTTTTCTTTGGGTTTTGAAACAACAATGCCAAGTACTGCAATTACTTTGCAAGAAGCTAAACACCAACAAATTCATAACTTCTTTATTGTTTGCCAAAACATTACCATTATTCCGACACTTCGCCAGTTGTTGACTCAAGAACATGTGCTTATTGACGGCTTTATTGCGCCCGGTCACGTCAGTATGATTATTGGTGCAACACCTTACCAAGAACTAGTAGATCGTTTTCATAAACCCTTTGTGATTACAGGTTTTGAACCATTGGATATTTTGCAAGCCATTGTAATGTTGGTAGAGCAATTCGTTGACGGACGTTGTGAAATTGAAAACCAATATAAACGGATTGTACAAACGGAAGGCAATCAGATTGCACAAAAAGCAATGCAAGAGGTGTTTCAACTACGCCAAGCTAGCGAGTGGCGTGGGCTAGGCGAAATCCCTGAATCTGGTGTAGAACTCACACTCGCTTATCAATGTTTTGATGCAGAAAAGGCATTCTCAGTCAAACCGCAACAAGTAGCTGATGATCCGCAAGCTCGTTGTGGCGAGGTGTTAACAGGACAATGCAAACCCAAAGATTGCCCGTTATTTGCTAAACGCTGCAATCCAGACAGTGCTTATGGGGCATTAATGGTGTCATCAGAAGGCGCTTGTTCCGCTTATTATCAATATTGTCGAGAGTAG
- the hypB gene encoding hydrogenase nickel incorporation protein HypB, with protein sequence MCTTCGCGTGEVRIGALPHHHNEPKLSQNQPHLTLSTFSPMATNNDTETRLLKIEQDVLGENNQFAEINRQFFKKNQILALNLVSSPGSGKTTLLTTTLSQLKHTELCYVIEGDQQTENDAQRIRETGVQALQINTGKGCHLDAKMITQALEKLQPQQNSFVFIENVGNLVCPAEFDLGEFTKVAILSVTEGEDKPLKYPHMFAAAQLMIINKIDLLPYLNFDLDKCIAYAKQVNPNIEIFCLSATSGEGMDRWLAWLKQHK encoded by the coding sequence ATGTGTACAACCTGTGGTTGTGGTACTGGCGAAGTACGTATCGGTGCATTGCCTCATCACCATAACGAGCCAAAACTTTCTCAAAATCAACCGCACTTGACTCTATCCACCTTTAGCCCAATGGCAACAAATAATGATACTGAAACCCGCTTATTAAAAATTGAACAAGATGTGCTCGGTGAAAATAACCAATTTGCGGAAATTAACCGTCAATTCTTCAAAAAAAATCAAATTCTTGCACTTAATTTAGTATCAAGCCCCGGTTCTGGAAAAACCACCTTATTAACTACAACGCTTTCACAGTTAAAACACACTGAACTTTGTTATGTTATTGAGGGAGATCAACAAACCGAAAATGATGCTCAACGCATTCGTGAAACAGGTGTACAAGCACTACAAATTAATACGGGTAAAGGCTGCCATTTAGATGCTAAAATGATTACGCAAGCCTTAGAAAAATTACAACCGCAACAAAATAGCTTTGTATTTATTGAAAACGTCGGCAATTTAGTTTGTCCAGCTGAATTTGATTTGGGTGAATTTACTAAAGTGGCTATTTTATCAGTAACCGAAGGGGAAGATAAACCGCTTAAATATCCGCATATGTTTGCAGCAGCTCAACTGATGATTATTAATAAAATTGATTTGTTACCTTATCTCAACTTTGATTTAGATAAATGCATTGCTTATGCAAAACAAGTAAATCCGAATATTGAAATATTTTGCCTTTCAGCCACAAGTGGCGAAGGAATGGATCGCTGGTTAGCGTGGTTAAAACAACATAAATAG
- a CDS encoding sulfurtransferase TusA family protein: MNYELDLTHFTCPIPLLMAKKALANLPQNSQLTLKLASQTSYQDVALLCEKEGYKILNPIQQTSLDYSLVIKKE, translated from the coding sequence ATGAATTACGAGTTAGATCTGACGCATTTTACTTGCCCAATTCCACTATTAATGGCCAAAAAAGCGCTCGCTAACTTACCTCAAAATAGCCAACTTACCCTGAAATTAGCCTCGCAAACCTCCTATCAAGATGTAGCTCTGTTATGTGAAAAAGAAGGTTATAAAATTCTCAATCCTATTCAACAGACATCACTTGATTACAGCTTAGTAATAAAAAAAGAATAA